The following are encoded together in the Mammaliicoccus vitulinus genome:
- a CDS encoding aromatic acid exporter family protein: MQIKPYRIGYRTLKTALGMTLAVILSRLIGLDNYASSAILVVLCIKDTRVKSFEAAIYRFIACFIAIMIGSVFFTYLGSTPIVLGVMVLLFIPVTVMIGVQEGIVTSCVIILHLYMAKVIDFNLIINEILLLIIGIGIALIMNMFMPSLDHKLNQYKRKIEDDFILITFVFSEGLNNPNKKLNTPSFDQVSQNIKKAKSLAFREVKNHFVRNENSYYHYFDMRQEQLTLLKRMKNLIESMQHSQHAHHLCSQLLLDVSQNVQSNDYSLMRLHSLYEIKIKLQSIELPKTQGELESIAALFQLLNEVEEYLQIKSQFGSLKK; this comes from the coding sequence ATGCAAATAAAACCGTATAGAATTGGTTATAGAACGTTAAAAACTGCCTTAGGGATGACATTAGCTGTCATCCTTTCTCGTTTAATAGGTTTAGATAATTATGCTTCAAGTGCAATACTTGTTGTACTATGTATTAAAGATACTAGAGTTAAATCTTTTGAAGCTGCTATATATAGATTTATTGCCTGTTTCATAGCGATCATGATTGGATCTGTATTTTTCACATATTTAGGCAGTACGCCTATTGTATTAGGTGTTATGGTTTTACTATTTATTCCAGTGACTGTAATGATTGGCGTTCAAGAAGGAATCGTAACGAGCTGTGTTATTATACTTCATTTATACATGGCGAAAGTAATCGATTTCAACTTAATTATCAATGAAATATTATTACTTATTATAGGTATCGGTATTGCTTTGATTATGAATATGTTTATGCCGAGTTTGGATCATAAACTCAATCAATATAAGAGGAAAATTGAAGATGATTTTATTTTAATTACTTTTGTATTTAGTGAAGGTTTAAATAATCCTAATAAAAAATTAAATACACCATCATTCGATCAAGTATCTCAAAATATTAAAAAAGCAAAATCATTAGCGTTTAGAGAAGTTAAAAATCATTTTGTGAGAAATGAAAATTCTTACTATCATTATTTTGATATGAGACAAGAACAATTAACGTTATTAAAACGTATGAAAAATTTGATTGAATCAATGCAACATAGTCAACATGCGCATCATTTATGTAGCCAATTGCTACTAGATGTATCTCAAAATGTGCAAAGTAATGATTATTCATTAATGAGATTGCATAGCTTATATGAAATAAAAATTAAATTACAATCTATTGAGTTACCAAAGACACAAGGTGAACTTGAAAGTATCGCAGCACTTTTCCAATTATTAAATGAAGTAGAAGAATACTTGCAAATTAAATCCCAATTTGGTAGTTTGAAAAAATAA
- the prli42 gene encoding stressosome-associated protein Prli42 produces MQNKKVRKIIIIVMLVAIVAAMVLSGVLPFLLT; encoded by the coding sequence ATGCAAAACAAGAAAGTTCGTAAAATAATCATAATAGTCATGTTAGTAGCGATCGTTGCTGCAATGGTTCTATCTGGTGTTTTACCGTTCCTATTAACATAA
- a CDS encoding M20/M25/M40 family metallo-hydrolase, with protein MINEQRLLNTFIELVKVDSESKNERNIADLLKQKFTDLGLEVKEDDSQPKTGYGAGNLICKLKGQDSNKTPIYFTSHMDTVSPGNNIEPELREDGYIYSKGETILGSDDKAGLAAILEAIKVMKDNDIQHGDIEFIITVGEESGLVGAKALNPEDINAKYGFAIDAPGKVGTTVVAAPTQAKIETVIKGKTAHAGLEPEKGVSAINIAAKAISHMSLGRIDEETTANIGRFEGGTATNIVSDHVYILAEARSLDDEKMHQQVSHMKEAFEKTAEEFGCTAEVNVQVMYPSFNLSEQDEVVQLAVKATEKIGRQSELVKLGGGSDGNVISGFGIPTVILGVGYEYIHTKNERMPVKELQKITEQIIAISELA; from the coding sequence ATGATTAATGAACAAAGATTACTTAATACTTTTATCGAATTAGTAAAAGTTGATTCAGAATCTAAAAATGAAAGAAATATTGCAGATTTACTTAAACAAAAATTTACTGATCTAGGCTTAGAAGTTAAAGAAGATGATTCACAACCTAAAACTGGATATGGAGCGGGAAACCTCATCTGTAAATTAAAAGGTCAAGATAGTAATAAAACGCCTATATATTTTACAAGTCATATGGACACAGTTTCTCCGGGGAATAATATTGAACCTGAACTTCGTGAAGATGGATATATATATTCAAAAGGAGAAACGATTTTAGGTTCTGACGATAAAGCGGGATTAGCTGCTATATTGGAAGCCATTAAAGTTATGAAAGATAATGACATTCAACATGGTGATATTGAATTTATTATTACTGTAGGAGAAGAATCAGGCTTAGTAGGGGCGAAAGCGTTAAATCCAGAAGACATTAATGCTAAATATGGATTTGCAATTGATGCACCAGGCAAAGTAGGTACAACAGTAGTAGCAGCGCCTACTCAAGCTAAAATCGAAACAGTTATTAAAGGCAAAACAGCACATGCAGGTTTAGAACCTGAAAAAGGTGTATCTGCAATCAATATCGCAGCTAAAGCGATTAGTCATATGAGTTTAGGTAGAATTGATGAAGAAACGACTGCTAATATCGGTAGATTCGAAGGCGGAACAGCTACTAATATAGTGAGTGATCATGTTTACATTTTGGCTGAAGCGAGATCTTTAGATGATGAAAAAATGCATCAACAAGTTTCACATATGAAAGAGGCTTTCGAAAAAACAGCAGAAGAATTTGGTTGTACAGCAGAAGTAAATGTACAAGTTATGTATCCAAGCTTTAATTTATCTGAACAAGATGAGGTCGTACAATTAGCAGTTAAAGCAACTGAAAAAATTGGTCGTCAATCTGAACTTGTAAAATTAGGCGGCGGTTCAGACGGAAATGTGATAAGTGGATTTGGTATTCCAACGGTTATATTAGGTGTCGGATATGAATATATTCATACTAAAAACGAACGTATGCCAGTCAAAGAATTACAAAAAATTACAGAACAAATTATTGCAATTTCAGAACTTGCGTAA
- the gndA gene encoding NADP-dependent phosphogluconate dehydrogenase — MTQQIGVVGLAVMGKNLAWNIESRGYSVSVYNRSKEKVDLMVEESQGKNIHPNYSIEEFVDSLEKPRKILLMVKAGEATDKTIDSLLPLLDKGDILIDGGNTNYLDTIRRNQYLDESGINFIGTGVSGGEEGALTGPSIMPGGQKEAYELVAPILESISAKASDGSPCVTYVGPDGAGHYVKMVHNGIEYADMQLIAESYDLMKRVLHMDHKEIADTFKSWNTGELESYLIEITGEIFNKLDEDGTPLVEKIMDKAGQKGTGKWTSINALELGIPLTIITESVFARFISSFKEERVKASTAFNPEVTEFDGDKEAFLEQIRQALYMSKICGYAQGFAQMKTASETNNWNLKLGELAMIWREGCIIRAQFLQKIKEAYDNDKELTNLLLDPYFNDIVSKYQGSLREVSATAIKAGIATPGFSSAINYFDSYRSEDLPANLIQAQRDYFGAHTYERKDKEGIFHTEWTK; from the coding sequence ATGACACAACAAATAGGTGTAGTTGGTTTAGCTGTAATGGGTAAAAACTTAGCTTGGAATATTGAATCACGTGGTTACTCAGTTTCAGTATATAACCGTTCAAAAGAGAAAGTCGACCTAATGGTTGAAGAATCACAAGGTAAAAATATACATCCGAACTATTCTATTGAAGAGTTTGTAGATTCATTAGAAAAACCAAGAAAAATTTTACTTATGGTAAAAGCTGGTGAAGCAACAGATAAAACAATCGATAGCTTATTACCATTATTAGATAAAGGTGACATCCTTATCGACGGTGGTAACACTAACTATTTAGATACTATTCGTAGAAATCAATACTTAGATGAAAGTGGAATAAACTTCATTGGTACTGGTGTTTCAGGTGGAGAAGAAGGTGCATTAACTGGACCGTCTATCATGCCTGGTGGACAAAAAGAAGCTTATGAATTGGTAGCACCAATTTTAGAAAGTATTTCTGCAAAAGCTAGTGACGGATCACCATGTGTTACTTATGTAGGACCAGATGGCGCAGGTCACTATGTGAAAATGGTGCATAACGGTATTGAATACGCAGATATGCAATTAATAGCAGAAAGCTATGACTTAATGAAACGTGTCTTACACATGGATCATAAAGAAATTGCTGATACATTTAAATCATGGAATACTGGTGAATTAGAAAGTTATCTAATCGAAATTACTGGAGAAATCTTTAATAAATTAGACGAGGATGGAACGCCTTTAGTTGAAAAAATTATGGATAAAGCTGGACAAAAAGGTACAGGTAAATGGACTTCAATTAATGCATTAGAATTAGGAATTCCATTAACAATTATCACTGAATCAGTATTTGCTCGTTTCATTTCATCTTTCAAAGAGGAAAGAGTAAAAGCAAGCACTGCATTTAATCCAGAAGTAACTGAATTTGATGGCGATAAAGAAGCATTCTTAGAACAAATCAGACAAGCTCTATACATGAGTAAAATCTGTGGTTATGCTCAAGGATTTGCTCAAATGAAAACAGCAAGTGAAACAAATAACTGGAACTTGAAATTAGGCGAATTAGCTATGATTTGGAGAGAAGGTTGTATTATCCGTGCTCAATTCTTACAAAAAATTAAAGAAGCATATGATAATGATAAAGAATTAACAAACTTATTATTGGACCCATACTTTAATGATATCGTTTCTAAATATCAAGGTTCATTAAGAGAAGTGTCAGCAACAGCTATAAAAGCTGGTATTGCTACACCAGGTTTCTCTTCAGCTATTAACTACTTCGATAGTTATAGATCAGAAGATTTACCAGCAAACTTAATTCAAGCACAACGTGATTATTTCGGCGCGCATACTTATGAACGCAAAGATAAAGAAGGCATCTTCCACACAGAGTGGACTAAATAA
- a CDS encoding effector binding domain-containing protein: protein MEVIKVLQRAIVYIEDHLLSDIDLQTLSEHVDESPFHLNQTFTMVIGMTPLEYQIARKMTEAAFDILSGHSRILDIALKYGYKDAHAFAHDYNAYHGISPLQTKTHQSMLKIKKRVSIKLTSTETEPLNYSLQYKDDLKLVGKNHHYHSNELDNHFLIPDLLEMLIENRYIEDFIKYNDVKPHQLFVVRRPLIDGLEVFVGVPSDRYPGHLDDYYLPGHHFATFNLQGELDFVVSEAWHHIENQWQLKMPYLHDDFYVEVYPLDVNFEQETSKVQLWIPIDHKITN from the coding sequence TTGGAAGTAATTAAAGTTTTACAAAGAGCGATAGTTTACATAGAAGACCATTTACTTAGTGATATTGATTTACAGACTTTGAGTGAACATGTAGATGAATCACCATTTCATTTGAACCAAACTTTTACTATGGTCATTGGAATGACACCGTTAGAATATCAAATCGCTAGAAAAATGACAGAAGCGGCTTTTGATATTTTAAGTGGGCACTCTAGAATACTGGATATTGCACTTAAGTATGGTTATAAAGACGCTCACGCTTTCGCTCATGATTATAATGCATATCATGGTATTAGCCCTTTACAAACAAAGACACATCAATCTATGTTGAAAATCAAAAAGAGAGTATCCATTAAATTAACATCTACGGAAACTGAACCTTTAAACTATTCATTGCAATATAAAGATGATTTAAAGTTAGTCGGTAAAAATCATCATTATCATTCAAATGAGCTAGATAATCATTTCTTAATACCAGATTTATTAGAAATGTTAATAGAAAATAGATATATAGAAGACTTTATTAAATACAATGATGTTAAACCTCATCAATTATTTGTTGTACGCAGACCACTTATAGATGGACTGGAAGTGTTTGTAGGTGTTCCAAGTGATCGCTACCCTGGTCATTTAGATGATTATTATTTGCCAGGACATCACTTTGCAACATTTAACTTACAAGGTGAACTAGATTTTGTAGTGAGTGAAGCTTGGCATCATATTGAAAATCAGTGGCAACTTAAAATGCCCTATTTGCATGATGACTTTTACGTAGAAGTTTATCCATTAGACGTCAATTTTGAACAAGAAACGTCAAAAGTACAACTATGGATACCTATTGATCACAAAATAACCAATTAA
- the zwf gene encoding glucose-6-phosphate dehydrogenase, translating into MTTETRNIPCLITIFGATGDLSHRKLFPSIFHLYQQNQLDEHIAIIGVGRRDWSTEKFRNEIKASVEKHVQDTEKLDEFMEHVFYQSHDVSDPSSYEELLTFSNELDSKYQLEGNRLFYLAMAPQFFGTVTDFLKSSGLTETDGFKRLIIEKPFGTDLASAEELNKQIRRSFKEEEIYRIDHYLGKDMVQNIEVLRFANAMFEPLWNNKYISNVQVTSSEILGVEDRGGYYENSGALKDMFQNHMLQMVALLAMEPPISLNSEDVRNEKVKVLRSIRPLKESEVKQNFVRGQYDKGQIDGEQVKSYREEDKVADDSNTPTFVAGKLLIDNFRWAGVPFFIRTGKRMKKKGIQVIVEFKEVPMNLYYQRDSELESNLLVINIQPNEGLSLHLNAKKQVQGIETEPVQLSYSMSAQDKMNTVDAYENLIFDCLKGDATNFTHWEELKATWKYVDVIQNVWDNDKAPFPNYRAGTNGPIKSQLLLSIDGFKWWDDIN; encoded by the coding sequence ATGACAACCGAAACTAGAAATATTCCATGCTTAATTACAATATTTGGGGCTACAGGTGATTTAAGTCATCGTAAATTATTCCCATCTATTTTTCATTTATATCAACAAAATCAATTAGATGAACACATCGCTATCATCGGTGTTGGTCGAAGAGATTGGTCAACTGAAAAATTCAGAAATGAAATTAAAGCTTCAGTAGAAAAGCACGTTCAAGATACAGAAAAGTTAGACGAATTTATGGAACATGTATTTTATCAATCACATGATGTAAGTGATCCTTCTAGTTATGAAGAATTATTAACCTTTTCAAATGAATTAGATTCTAAATATCAGTTGGAAGGTAATAGATTATTCTATCTAGCTATGGCACCTCAATTCTTTGGAACAGTGACTGACTTCTTAAAATCATCTGGTTTAACTGAAACTGATGGATTTAAGCGATTGATTATCGAAAAACCTTTTGGCACAGATTTAGCATCTGCTGAAGAATTAAACAAACAAATTAGACGTTCATTTAAAGAAGAAGAAATATATAGAATTGATCACTATTTAGGTAAAGATATGGTACAAAATATCGAAGTTTTAAGATTTGCGAATGCTATGTTCGAACCATTATGGAACAATAAATATATCTCAAATGTACAGGTGACTTCATCTGAAATTTTAGGTGTTGAAGACCGTGGTGGATATTACGAAAATAGTGGTGCTCTTAAAGATATGTTCCAAAACCATATGTTACAAATGGTTGCGTTATTAGCTATGGAACCACCTATTAGTTTAAATAGTGAAGATGTTAGAAATGAAAAAGTAAAAGTTTTACGTTCTATTAGACCACTTAAAGAATCAGAAGTAAAACAAAATTTTGTTAGAGGCCAATATGACAAAGGTCAAATTGACGGCGAACAAGTTAAAAGTTATAGAGAAGAAGATAAAGTAGCAGATGATTCTAACACCCCTACTTTTGTTGCAGGTAAATTGCTTATCGATAACTTTAGATGGGCTGGCGTACCATTCTTTATAAGAACGGGTAAAAGAATGAAGAAAAAAGGTATTCAAGTAATTGTTGAATTTAAAGAAGTACCTATGAATTTATATTATCAACGTGATTCAGAATTAGAATCTAATTTATTAGTAATCAACATTCAACCTAATGAAGGATTATCATTACACTTAAATGCTAAAAAACAAGTTCAAGGAATAGAAACTGAACCTGTTCAATTATCATATTCAATGAGTGCTCAAGATAAAATGAATACTGTAGATGCTTATGAGAATTTGATTTTTGATTGTCTTAAAGGTGATGCGACAAACTTCACTCATTGGGAAGAATTAAAAGCTACATGGAAATATGTAGATGTAATACAAAATGTGTGGGACAATGATAAAGCACCGTTCCCTAACTATAGAGCTGGCACTAATGGACCAATAAAAAGTCAGCTATTATTGTCTATTGATGGATTTAAATGGTGGGACGATATTAACTAA